A region of the Desulfobacter postgatei 2ac9 genome:
TTGAAAAAGTGTCAGATTCCCTGAACAAAAGTGGACCCTTCTTCGTATAATATAACAGGACAACACAACACAAAAAGGAGGGCATCAGATGGAAACAGGATTCTTTGAAGTTGAAGTACAAAACCGGCTTATCAGGGGGACCTTTGCTCCCAAACCCACTAAAGGCACACAGGGCAAATGGCACCCGGAAAAATTGTTCTTTCTGGCAAAGGATGAAATCGAAGCGCAGCAGATGGCATACAAGCAGATCCGGGCACGCCGGATGCTCGGGATCAGCAAAGGCAGAGCAAAAGGTAAGAAAATAAGGCGTGAGATCAAAATAATCGACGTAAGGAGGCTTGTATGAAAAGGACAAAATTCAATACACCATCCCAGGGATACGATACTTACATCCACCCAAAAACGGAATTTTTGAAGCTTCCCGGAACCCGAAACACTGAACCGGCTTTGACATATATGTTTGATGCTTTGAATGCCAGGAATGATCGTGCTGGACTAAAACCAGATAATCCAGCCCAAAAAGAAGAAATCCTGGAATCCATCAAAGTTGAATTGAAGAACAGAGGAACTGCTTTGAAATATCAGACTTTCGAGATAGGTCGGGCGCTCTGTTCAGCCAAGAAAATTCTGGTTCATGGGGAATTCAAACCCTGGGTTGAAGCAAATTTTAATCACTCGTACAAGACCGCCCATAACTGTATGAGAGTGTTTGAAGGTTGTGCCGGAAATCCTGAAATAGTGGAATATTTACCGTCATCATGTCTTTACGTCATTTGTTCACCCAAATTCCCGGAGGATCTGAGGCAGGCCCTATTTGATAATATCAGTGGGCCAGTTGATGTAACCAAAAAAGATATCGTTGAAATCGGAATGAAATTCAAAATGGGCGAAATCACAATCCACGATGAGCCTATTCAGAAACTACTTGTTAAACAGAAACAGCGAACCCTGTTTGAAAAACATCATATTGAACTGCTGGGCCTGAAAGGTATCATTGAAAATCGGTTTAAGCGTATCAAAGGCATTATTGACAATGGGCCGGATAATCCCCTGATCCAGGAAATTGACGGTGAGGAGTGGGAAGCCCAAGAGGATAAAATTTTTCAGATCCATAACGGAATTGAAAAAATCCTGGCCCAGTTGAATGTATTGATTGATGAATTGGAACTCAAAAGTGAAACTGTTACATAAATGAATCATTTACACTTTTCAACCCCGGCTCACTAACCTGGGCCGGGGTTAAACCAATCCTAAAGACGCTCTTTTCTTTTCAACCAATGTCAACCGCCAGCAGTTGATTTTCTTGCCAACCTCTTCTTGGGAGAAGAAACCTTGATTTTGATTTTTCTTTGCAGGTTGTTCCTCAGTCTTTTCAAGTTCGAAGCCCTGTTTTTCATAAAACTTGTTACTTTTCCAACCGGCAGGACATTTGGCAAAGATGCTGTGAGCGCCTTCAACCTTCTTGAGCTTGTCCAGCATTTCAGAACCAGCGCCTTTTCGGGTAGAGACAATTTCAGTAATGGTCAGTTGGTGGTCCCTGCGGAGATGAAACACACACATACCGCCGTCAATCAATATCAGTTCCCCGTTATCCCGGGCTTTTATCAATCTTTCCATGAGTGCCATAAATGAATCCTCCATTAGTTTCCAGCACATTATCAAAGGCTTTGACCATTTTCAAACGAATAATCAAGCTGGATCAAAAAGCAACCCCAAAAGCACACAACATACTGATATTTCAAAATAAATTAAAAACAATCCTTTATTTTTTAAAAACTTTACATTATAATAAAAAATACACGATAAAAAGTAATGGAGACCAAATGATGGATTTGAAAACAGCACGACAACAAGCCAGACTGAGCCAAGCACAGGTAGCAAAGGCCGCCGGTGTTTCTGTGGGGACCATCTCTACCCTTGAACGTGGAATCCACCGCCCACAACCTCAAACAGCGCGGAGGCTGGAACGTTTGTTTGGTCAAATCCTGACTTTTGCTGCGGAGGAAGGGGCCGTCCAATGAAGTAATCAGCAATCATAACAAAGCCGCCGGATATCCGGTCACTGCAAAGCTGGAAAGCTGAACCAGCGCCGGGAATAAGGCACAAACGGTTAGACAGAAATCAAGCCGGGCAGAAATGGGAACACCACCCAAATCTGACCCGGCTTTTTTTATTTTGAACACAAGAGCGAGGAAACAAGAATGCAAAGTTACAACGAACTACAGGCTTTTCTGGAAGATGTCCAGAAACGGAAAATGGATCTCAACGATCAGAAGAACGCCTTGATTGGACAGCGTGAGAAGCTGAGAGGGACATGGGAAGATGCTGTTTTCAACGGTGAAGGGGAGACCGAAGCCAAGCAAGCCATGGTTGATTTGGAATCCAAGATTGATAATTTCAGCGACCACATCCGCATTCTGGAAAGCCGGACCAAAACTTCCAGCAAGGTCCAGGAGCTTGCAAAGGCTGTCCATGCCGACTGTAAGCACACCTTGCAGGGGATGAGGAACAACTATCTTTCCCAAGCAAGCAAGGTTGAAAAAATCAAAAATGATTACCTGCGGGAGCTTTCCATTCTGGGAGAGATTCACAAGGTTGCTGAGCAATACAGTTTCTATGCAGCAGAAGCAAACCACTACATTCCCGGACAATCCGTCCATTGTGGCCTGAACGCTGACAAATTCAAAGAGGTTGCTATTGATGAGAACCTTGTCAAAACAACATACAAAAATGGCAGAAACAAACAATAATTTATGAGGTGAACCAATGGAAAAAGAACAGAAAATTCAGGAATTTGCAGAAAAGAACGGCTTGACAGAAGCAGAAGCAACGTTGGTTTATGTCGATGGCGACCCGGAACAAACCATGTTGAATTTCTCAACGTTGAAGGGTGTGAAAGTTGGCAAAGTCAAGGAAGCTGACCAGCTCAGGAATGACGATCATGTAAACCAGACCAATGATTTACTTGCACAGGCCAACGAAGCCCTGAAAGCCGGGGACGTTTACAAATCTATTCATCTACGCCGAATGGCTCACGGAATCCAGACACAATGAAAAGGAAAACCTCATAAACCTTATGCCTAATCAGTATAATAGAATAACACAGATTTTACAGTTTCCCGGCGGCTGCGGACAAAACAACAAGCAAACAAATTGACATGTATGCGAAATGAATAGCCGCCGGGATTACTCCCCAAATACAAGGCGTTCTCGCCAGGAAATAAAATGGATACCCCAAAAGGTAGGTTAGGATATATGGAAGGCCCCGAACCAAAGAATTTACCGGCAGGAACAAGGATAAAAAATGGATAAATCAAATTCTACAGCAGCATTAGAAGCATATAATGAAAAGCTCCGGTCTGGACAGGTTGAAAAACCGAAAACCTTGGACCCGATTGAGAAGGCGAAAGCAAATCCCAAGAGCTTGAGAGCTGCGATAAATGGAAAATGTTTTGACTGTTGCTGTGGGCAAAGGGTTGAAGTGACCAGGTGCACTGTGAGGGATTGTCCATTGTATCCGGTCCGACCCTGGCAACGAACATGAAATAGCAATAACAATTTTGCCGGGACCCAATCGGAAGTCATGAGCCGGTTGTTGGGTTCCCCATCTCCCTCCCTGGTCCCGGCAAACCCTTTTTGAATATCAAGTGATGGGGATAGGGAGATGTGACAAATGAATTTAGCACTCAAGGTAAGAACAGATGCAAAACGGCAGATCCCGGAAGAAAAGCGGGAAAAGAAAAAGAAGCAGAAAACAATAGAGGATAAACAAAGGCAAGCTGCATTTTTCAACAGCCTTTATACTGGCAGGAATATGGAATTTTCCTTTAAAACGATGGAAGAAGTCAGCATGACAAAGCATTTCTACTTTCCAAAGCTCGGGGAAGATTATACCGATTGGTCGTTTGGAGCGGCACCATTGGCCGCCTTTGCAGTTTACCCGGTTATTTGTTCCCGGGTTGACTTCAGGAATCATGAACGATGGATGAAAATTTCAATGGAAGAAATTGCAAAGAAAGCCGGGCATAAATCTGTAAGTACCACTTCCAACGCTATCAAGCATCTAATTGAAGCCGGTTATGGAATGACTGAATCAATTGAAGGTGAAATAGAACAGCGGTATCCTTTGATTGAACGAAAAAAAGTACATGAGAAGGTACCAAAAGGAGAAAAGCGGGTATGGGAATACCGGGCCGGTTTCATCCGTGGCGACATGATAAAAAGATGGAAAACTGATGATGAGGCCAGATATTTCAAATTCCCTACATGGATCATCGACACCGGATTATGGGCAAAACTGAAACCCAGGGCAAAAGCCCTTTACATTGCATTGCGGTCCTGTTCCAGATTTGATGAAAAGTTGTATGCAGGAATTGAAAATGATGTCCCTTTCGATCAGTTGGACCAGATAGAGTTTGATCTGGAAGAATACAAGGCCCGTAAATGGGAAGTTTGTAACACTCCAACCACTCGGTTATGCCGGATGGTCAATATTGATGGATCTGATATCAGAAAGATTGTGGATGATCTGGAAGAAACCGGTTTAGTGGAGAAAATTGACAGATGGTGGAAAGTCTGGTTACAGCCCAATCCTCTATACAGGAATAATCCTCTATACAGGAATTTTAATAATTGGTAACAGGTTTTTTTATTATGACATCAGGTTTTTTTAAATTGGATCAGGTTTTTTTTATCTGGGTACTGATTAAATATGGGTATTATAAGTCTATTGTTAAGTTAAAATTAAGTAAGATTAAGCACACTAAAAATATGTTTTTTTCAAAAACATTTATGTTCTTCGAACATCAAGTATGTTTCATTCTTTCCAAATTAAATGAAATGATTGATCCAGGAATAGAAAGAGAAGAATCTGTCCAAATAAATATCAAAGATAGGATCTGTCCAAATAATAGAAATGGAATGCTCACCCACAAATACAATAAGAGGGATCTGTCCACAAATACAAATATGATGCTCTGTCCAGAATTTGATTATGTATCCACCCGGCCTATCCCAACCGGCAAAACTGCGTTCCGCAGTAAAGCCCAAGGGATGCCGCCCAAAAACAGCAGATACCGGCCAATAAATCAATATCAATCAATAAACAGAACAAATGGTTAATCCATTATTTTTATGAATACACCAAAAAACAGCATTAAAATTTAGGAAAACCTAAAATAAATAGCAAAAACAGGATAAATCAATGAGGGCTAAAAGGTAGGTGATATCATGACACAAGTTTGCCAAGTATGCCAGAGTTACAACCGTCCAGACATAGACAGAGCGTTGATACAAGGGAAATCGTATTCAAAGTTAGCTAATCAGTATGATTTGGACCCACAGGCTATCAGGAACCATCATCTAAACCACCTGTCCAGACAGCTTGTCCAGGCATGGGAACGTAAGCAGGATGCAGAAAGCCGGGATCTTCTGGGAGAGATAGACGAGCTTGTGGAGCGTACCAAGGGAATTCTTGATAAGGCTGAGAAGAAAGGCCAACTGAAAACCGCCTTGGCTGGTATCCGGGAACTCCGTGGTAGTTATGAATTAATGAGCCGGATTGCTTTTTCACTCCATCAAGCCAAGGAAAAGGATATTGAACTGGCGAGGATCGAGTCAGGCGAAGCCGATTACCAGTTAGAGCAGGATTTCCGGGAAAAACTGAAAGTACTGTCAATGCCGGAACTGATGCTGTTCAATGCTTTGCTTGATAAAATCGAATCCCAGGACAAGGACAGGCGACCCATTGGAGAAGCCCTGGAAAGGAAAACCCTTTACATGCAATGGCTGGAAAGCCCGGAAGAGTACGAAGCCGCCTTCAATCCATTGGGTATCGAGCATATTGATTTACTGGAACCGCTGAAGGTTGAACCATTGGAACCCCTGGGACTGGACGACCCACCGGACCCCGAACCTGATCCACCGATGACCCGAACAAAGAAACGTGGCCCTGGCAGGCCCCCTGGCAGCAGAAACAAGAAAACAGACCACCGCAGATCCAAACGTGGCAGACCCCTGAAAGTAAAGTCAACCACATGATGTCCTCCCAGGCCATGGAACCGGAGCAGGTCCAGACCGATTACGAGCAATCAGATCCCAACCGGGTACTTTGGCTTGCTGTTATCAATCAAGCCGTTGACGATTATCAAACCCATCTTGATATCCAGGCTGGCAGATACAAAGCTGACCCATACAAAGCAACGGCTTGCCGGGGAGCCTTCCACTGGATCACACAGGCCGGGGACTGGTTCTGTCAGGTCTGTTACATGGCGGATCTGGACCCGGAATCTATCCAGATGGCTGCAAGGCGGAGGGCTGTCCAAGATATAAGGATAAACCCTGACCCATAATCCGCTTTTACTGGCGTAAAACCCTTATAGACGCCTTGTTTTAAAATGGTTCTGGGGTTGGGATATATAAGGACCCTCCCCAGGGCTTTACCGCTTTGAAATCCTGGTAGAATCCCCTTGCAAATCCTTCCCTTTCAATAATCGTGCCATATCCGTATTGCAATAAATGTTCCACAACTCATAAAGGAATACCTGAAACCTTATGAGTTTCAGGGTTTCCAGATCCTGAAAGCCTTGATAGACGGACTAAACAAAAGAAAAAACTCATAAGAAAATAATTTAAAAAAACTAAAGGAAACGGTTTATTTATTTTTTGATACCCTATATAATGTAGATAATAGGTATTAGGTTAACCCCAACCAAGGAGCTGGAAATGGAAAAGGCATACAGATTTACATTTAGAAATGGCTGGTCTTGTGTAGCACCTAATCTTGATGTTGCAATGTACGCATACAAAGCAGAGCATGGATGTTTTGGGATAGTCTGCGGAAGAGAAAAAGCATAAATCAAACAACCCCGGTCTAACCCACCGGGGCAACCCACCAAGGAGGACAGCATGGCTCAGTTTAGATACAGGATCAACCAAACAGACTGGATAGCAGGTTACAATACAGGGGAAGCCGGACAGCCGGACAAATCCCCGGTCAACGTGGATGGCTTGTCCTGGTCATCTGGTTATATCGAAGGCAAGGCCGCAGGACGGATCAACTCCAACCTGGAATCAGCGGCAACCCTGGCAAATGAAATCAATCAGGAGGTGAAAGCATGACAGCAACAGCCCAAATAATCCAGTTCCCAGGGACAACGGCACAGGCTACCCGGACACGATCCACTAAGAAGCGGAAGCCTACCCCGGCCTTTCGTCAACTCAAGTACTTCACCAAGCATCAAATCAAGTTCATCAGGCGGCAGGTCCGGGATGCCTACGCCCTGGCAAGGGCCAAGGCCCAGGTTACAGCCATCCGGGAATGGATGTTGATTGACATCTTGACCAGAACCGGTTTACGTTCCGCAGAAGCAGCAGACCTCAGATGTGGGGATGTCCTTACCAGTTACGGGGAATCCTCACTGTTTGTCAGGGCTGGCAAGGGTTACAAGACCCGGTATGTGGAGATTCAACCCGGTCTGAAAACCCATCTGAACAGCTTCATCAAATGGAAGGAACAGCAGGGGGAACCCACCGGCATGGATGATCATTTGTTTCTTGGTCAACGTGGACCCTGGACCCCGGCAGCCGTCCAGCAGTGCTGTAAGAAATGGATACGCCATTGTGACCTTGATAAACCCGGCTTGTCTGCCCATACCTTCCGTCACAGCTATGCAGTGGAGCTGTACCAGGAAAAACGCTGCCTGCGGACTGTTCAAAAGCAGTTAGGACACGCCAGTATCCAGACCACCCAGATTTATGCTGATGTGACCAAAGAGGACATCCAAGATCAGATCAAAGGGATGTGGAACTGATAACCCATACCATTAACCATACAGGAGATCCAGACTATGCAACGAACCAAACAGAGCAAGACCACCCAGACCTCAGACAAGCCCACCAAGCCCAAGGACCGGGTGCAACCCGGCACGTTCCTGGATGCTAAAATCTATCAGAAAGCCAAGATCCAGGCCATGACTG
Encoded here:
- a CDS encoding DUF3102 domain-containing protein, whose product is MKRTKFNTPSQGYDTYIHPKTEFLKLPGTRNTEPALTYMFDALNARNDRAGLKPDNPAQKEEILESIKVELKNRGTALKYQTFEIGRALCSAKKILVHGEFKPWVEANFNHSYKTAHNCMRVFEGCAGNPEIVEYLPSSCLYVICSPKFPEDLRQALFDNISGPVDVTKKDIVEIGMKFKMGEITIHDEPIQKLLVKQKQRTLFEKHHIELLGLKGIIENRFKRIKGIIDNGPDNPLIQEIDGEEWEAQEDKIFQIHNGIEKILAQLNVLIDELELKSETVT
- a CDS encoding GNAT family N-acetyltransferase yields the protein MIDGGMCVFHLRRDHQLTITEIVSTRKGAGSEMLDKLKKVEGAHSIFAKCPAGWKSNKFYEKQGFELEKTEEQPAKKNQNQGFFSQEEVGKKINCWRLTLVEKKRASLGLV
- a CDS encoding tyrosine-type recombinase/integrase, with amino-acid sequence MTATAQIIQFPGTTAQATRTRSTKKRKPTPAFRQLKYFTKHQIKFIRRQVRDAYALARAKAQVTAIREWMLIDILTRTGLRSAEAADLRCGDVLTSYGESSLFVRAGKGYKTRYVEIQPGLKTHLNSFIKWKEQQGEPTGMDDHLFLGQRGPWTPAAVQQCCKKWIRHCDLDKPGLSAHTFRHSYAVELYQEKRCLRTVQKQLGHASIQTTQIYADVTKEDIQDQIKGMWN
- a CDS encoding helix-turn-helix domain-containing protein — protein: MNPPLVSSTLSKALTIFKRIIKLDQKATPKAHNILIFQNKLKTILYFLKTLHYNKKYTIKSNGDQMMDLKTARQQARLSQAQVAKAAGVSVGTISTLERGIHRPQPQTARRLERLFGQILTFAAEEGAVQ